A stretch of the Argentina anserina chromosome 6, drPotAnse1.1, whole genome shotgun sequence genome encodes the following:
- the LOC126797660 gene encoding single-stranded DNA-binding protein, mitochondrial — protein MSSVAAKLSKFIRVSVPSTQTSSLAVGGQRSSKLWYSSSSTDSDTDDSKKVGPEEEIDEFLGGLNKVNMQAQRVDPKRGWGFRGVHKAIICGVVGQSPVQKILRNGRTVTIFTVGTGGMFDQRLVGKDLPRPAQWHRVAVHNDALGAYAVKQFVKNSSVYVEGDIETRVYNDSINGEVKNIPEICIRQDGKIRLIKSGESTSSMCLDDLREDLP, from the exons ATGAGTTCAGTCGCTGCCAAACTTTCCAAGTTCATCAGAGTCTCTGTTCCTTCCACACAAACCTCCTCActgg CGGTGGGCGGGCAAAGAAGCTCAAAGTTGTGGTACTCGAGCAGCTCAACCGACAGCGACACTGATGACTCGAAGAAAGTTGGTCCTGAAGAAGAAATTGATGAATTTCTTGGTGGCCTGAACAAGGTGAATATGCAAGCTCAACGTGTTGATCCCAAGAGGGGTTGGGGATTTCGCGGTGTGCATAAG GCAATCATCTGTGGAGTAGTTGGACAATCCCCAGTGCAGAAGATCTTGAGGAATGGCCGAACTGTAACCATCTTCACTGTTGGGACAGGGGGCATGTTTGACCAGAGATTAGTAGGAAAGGACTTGCCAAGACCAGCTCAGTGGCACCGCGTTGCTGTGCATAATGACGCACTTGGGGCTTATGCAGTTAAACAATTTGTTAAGAA TTCGTCAGTTTATGTGGAGGGTGACATCGAAACTAGAGTTTACAATGATAGCATCAATGGTGAAGTTAAGAATATTCCAGAGATCTGCATTCGCCAAGATG GGAAGATCCGTCTTATAAAGAGTGGAGAAAGCACCAGCAGTATGTGCTTGGATGATCTGC GAGAAGACTTACCATAA
- the LOC126800945 gene encoding wall-associated receptor kinase-like 20, with protein MVISSRSRVLQMMLFVVIMIMFTKIEHVSAEAGACPKCGSLEVPYPFSTDASCGDARYKIYCSNGNELQFMSAEGFKYKILSIDTSTNIILPPDLLVVNNNTPTCYSSDFSSQGLRLDEQLPFNISTRNTVMLLNCSDNLLRSPLNCSSHSFCRQFEDKIEACRGTLCCHFLKDSRMTSYMIRVRLGGCTAYTSVVDMQPHDPVDNWNYGIELHWLPPN; from the coding sequence ATGGTAATTAGTTCTAGAAGTAGAGTACTTCAAATGATGTTATTTGTGGTGATCATGATCATGTTCACCAAAATTGAGCATGTATCAGCTGAGGCTGGTGCTTGCCCAAAATGTGGTAGCCTAGAAGTTCCATACCCTTTTAGCACTGATGCTAGTTGTGGAGACGCCAGATACAAAATCTACTGCAGCAATGGCAATGAACTTCAGTTCATGTCAGCTGAAGGGTTTAAGTACAAGATCCTCAGCATCGACACTAGTACCAATATTATACTCCCACCTGATCTGTTAGTAGTGAATAATAACACTCCTACATGTTATTCTTCAGATTTCTCATCGCAAGGTTTAAGGCTAGATGAACAATTGCCCTTCAACATTTCTACTCGTAACACAGTGATGCTGCTCAACTGCTCGGACAATCTTCTTCGCTCGCCTCTAAATTGTTCCTCCCACAGCTTTTGTAGGCAGTTTGAGGATAAGATAGAGGCATGTAGAGGTACCCTTTGCTGCCATTTCTTGAAAGATTCCCGCATGACTTCTTATATGATCAGGGTCAGGCTTGGAGGCTGCACTGCTTATACTTCTGTAGTCGATATGCAACCTCATGATCCTGTTGATAACTGGAACTATGGCATTGAGCTTCACTGGTTGCCTCCTAACTAA
- the LOC126797651 gene encoding probable protein phosphatase 2C 5 gives MSQTEVARMKSPLVPLATLIGREIRSEKVEEPYLKYGQAALAKKGEDYFLIKPDCHRDHANPSTSFSVFAIFDGHNGVSAAIYAKETLLDNVLSAIPQGVSRDEWLQALPRALVAGFVKTDIEFQQKGETSGTTVTFVVIDGWTVTVASVGDSRCILDTQGGVVSLLTVDHRLEENVEERERVTASGGEVGRLNVFGGSEVGPLRCWPGGLCLSRSIGDTDVGEFIVPVPHVKQVKLSNAGGRLIIASDGIWDALSSDMAAKSCRGLPAELAAKLVVKEALRSRGLKDDTTCLVVDIIPSDHPVLPPTPRKKQNMLTSLIFRKKSENGSKANKLSAVGVVEEIFEEGSAMLAERLGKDIPLDANSGIFRCAVCQVDQPQSEGLSINSGPFFSPSSKPWEGPFLCTVCRKKKDAMEGKRMSTPTVAL, from the exons ATGAGTCAGACTGAAGTAGCAAGGATGAAATCTCCTCTTGTTCCACTGGCAACTTTGATTGGGCGGGAGATTAGGAGCGAGAAGGTTGAGGAACCCTATTTGAAGTACGGACAAGCTGCTTTGGCAAAGAAAGGAGAGGATTATTTTCTGATAAAACCAGATTGCCATAGAGATCATGCGAATCCATCAACctcattttctgtttttgcg ATATTTGATGGGCATAATGGTGTATCAGCTGCTATATATGCAAAGGAGACTTTATTAGATAATGTTTTAAGTGCAATTCCTCAAGGTGTCAGTAGGGACGAGTGGCTTCAGGCCCTGCCTCGGGCACTGGTGGCTGGTTTTGTGAAAACTGATATTGAATTTCAGCAAAAAG GGGAAACATCTGGTACAACTGTGACATTTGTTGTGATTGACGGTTGGACTGTGACTGTTGCATCTGTTGGGGATTCTAGATGCATATTAGACACCCAGGGAGGTGTGGTTTCACTATTGACAGTTGACCACAgactggaagaaaatgtagaAGAGAGGGAGCGGGTTACAGCTAGTGGGGGTGAAGTAGGAAGGCTCAATGTGTTTGGGGGTAGTGAG GTTGGTCCCCTGCGCTGCTGGCCTGGTGGGTTATGCCTTTCTCGTTCAATCGGTGACACAGATGTGGGTGAATTTATTGTCCCAGTACCACATGTCAAGCAAGTAAAG CTTTCAAATGCTGGAGGAAGACTTATAATAGCTTCTGATGGCATCTGGGATGCTCTATCTTCCGATATGGCTGCCAAGTCTTGCCGGGGGTTGCCTGCAGAGCTTGCTGCAAAGCTGGTCGTAAAG GAGGCTCTGAGGTCAAGGGGTCTGAAAGATGATACAACCTGCCTAGTTGTTGACATAATCCCATCAGACCATCCTGTCTTGCCTCCGACTCCGAGGAAGAAACAAAACATGCTCACTTCACTTATTTTCAGGAAGAAAAGTGAGAATGGAAGCAAAGCAAATAAGCTTTCAGCAGTGGGAGTTGTAGAGGAAATTTTTGAAGAAGGTTCAGCAATGCTCGCGGAAAG GTTGGGTAAGGATATTCCTTTGGATGCCAATTCTGGGATCTTCCGGTGTGCAGTTTGCCAAGTGGATCAACCGCAGTCAGAAGGTTTATCAATAAATTCTGGGCCTTTTTTCTCACCATCTTCAAAGCCATGGGAAGGCCCCTTTCTCTGCACAGTATGTAGGAAAAAGAAGGATGCCATGGAAGGAAAAAGAATGAGCACACCCACAGTGGCCTTGTAG
- the LOC126801069 gene encoding kinesin-like protein KIN-14I — translation MATEHSLPFNVAAVVEAVLQQQGPRLTDVGLASRKADEASLRRYDAAGWLRKTVGVVGGKDLPAEPSEEDFRLGLRSGIILCNVINKVQPGAVAKVVEGPCDSAAIPDGAALSAFQYFENVRNFLVAVEELGLPTFEASDLEQGGKSASARIVNCVLALKSYYDWKQAGGSGSWKFVGNLKPPISGKPFLRKNSEPFMSSFTRTSSWGERSQDSFSSEDFNEAGSSQSLHLLVREILSDKKQEEIPFIVESMLSKVMEEFQHRLASQTEQVRATSKDSPSPGFDSLSLTDTGSGNIKNEEKDVTQIQRDDSCDQTYDNQEGSKGHLVKHKMLVEQQKKNIQELKHTLYDTKAGMKFLQMKYQEEFHNLGMHLHGLAHAASGYQKVLEENRKLYNLVQDLKGNIRVYCRVRPPFPGQTNRSNTFDHIDDGKITIVTPSKYGKEGRKSFTFNKVFGPFSTQEEVFSDTQPLIRSVLDGYNVCIFAYGQTGSGKTYTMTGPSEITEESQGVNYRALSDLFHLSELRKDTVHYEISVQMLEIYNEQVRDLLAVDGSNQRLEIRNSSQNGINVPEANLVPVSSTSDVIYLMNLGHKNRAVSSTAMNDRSSRSHSCLTVHVHGKDLTSGSILRGCMHLVDLAGSERVDKSEVTGDRLKEAQHINKSLSALGDVIASLAQKNSHVPYRNSKLTQLLQDSLGGQAKTLMFVHISPEYEALGETLSTLKFAERVSTVELGAARVNKDGANVKDLKEQIATLKTALARKEGEGMHLKHSLSLSPERFRMKSSCTSPLLPSGKSTGDFSGGRKQSTEDFGNIEVRKTSAPKPKRRSLDIQDMLTHSSPWPIVASPTLNVKEDDEELFSSFPGDWVDKVMVNKLESKSRKQSPLRSCWDHLENRQSPEMLGQSRLPHPSIICSTTKREDTQEFDESDDQLDATTSDSSEPDLLWQLNTPTKPTNITNASGPRTKKTNSRPIRSPETRSFIPSLIPSPSRKPPNGVSQALPKRQSVSSEGKRRYGGAK, via the exons ATGGCAACGGAGCATTCGTTGCCTTTTAATGTTGCTGCTGTAGTTGAAGCCGTTCTTCAACAGCAAGGGCCTCGTCTCACCGACGTGGGTTTGGCTTCAAGGAAGGCAGATGAAGCTT CTTTGAGAAGGTATGATGCAGCTGGGTGGCTTAGAAAGACGGTTGGAGTAGTAGGTGGTAAAGATTTGCCAGCTGAGCCCTCTGAAGAAGATTTTAGGCTTGGATTGCGAAGTGGAATAATCCTTTGCAATGTTATTAACAAGGTTCAACCCGGAGCTGTGGCAAAG GTAGTAGAAGGCCCTTGTGACTCCGCGGCTATTCCTGATGGGGCAGCTCTATCAGCATTTCAGTACTTCGAAAACGTCAGAAATTTCCTTGTGGCTGTTGAAGAATTGGGGCTTCCAACCTTTGAAGCCTCTGATTTGGAACAG GGAGGAAAATCTGCTAGTGCAAGGATTGTTAACTGTGTTCTAGCACTAAAATCATATTATGATTGGAAACAAGCAGGTGGAAGTGGATCATGGAAATTTGTTGGAAACTTGAAACCACCAATCAGTGGGAAACCCTTTCTGCGAAAAAATTCTGAACCATTCATGAGTTCCTTTACAAGGACCTCATCATGGGGTGAAAGGTCGCAAGATAGTTTTTCCAGTGAAGATTTTAATGAAGCA GGTTCTTCTCAATCTTTACACTTGCTAGTACGTGAAATTCTATCAGACAAAAAGCAGGAAGAAATTCCATTT ATCGTGGAATCTATGCTGAGTAAAGTAATGGAGGAATTTCAGCATCGATTAGCAAGCCAAACTGAACAG GTAAGAGCAACTTCCAAAGATAGCCCCAGCCCTGGATTTGACTCTTTATCTCTTACCGACACTGGTTCTGGTAATATCAAG AATGAAGAGAAAGATGTGACTCAAATACAGCGGGATGATTCTTGCGATCAAACATATGACAATCAAGAGGGATCAAAAGGCCACTTAGTGAAACACAAAATGTTGGTTGAACAACAGAAGAAAAATATTCAG GAATTGAAACACACTCTATATGACACAAAAGCAGGAATGAAGTTTCTACAGATGAAGTACCAGGAGGAGTTCCATAACCTAG gtatGCACCTGCATGGTTTGGCTCATGCAGCATCAGGATACCAGAAAGTTCTTGAAGAAAATCGCAAGTTATACAATCTGGTGCAAGATCTCAAAG GCAATATAAGGGTATACTGCCGAGTGCGTCCTCCATTTCCCGGGCAAACAAATCGTTCCAATACTTTTGATCACATAGATGATGGAAAAATTACCATTGTCACCCCTTCAAAATATGGCAAAGAGGGGCGGAAATCTTTCACTTTCAACAAAGTATTTGGTCCATTCTCAACACAAG AGGAGGTATTTTCAGATACGCAGCCTCTCATTCGGTCTGTTCTCGATGGTTACAATGTCTGCATATTTGCTTATGGACAAACTGGATCAGGAAAAACTTATACTATG ACTGGACCAAGTGAGATTACGGAGGAAAGTCAAGGTGTAAATTACAGAGCATTAAGTGATCTATTTCATCTATCAGAGCTGAGAAAGGACACTGTTCATTATGAGATTTCTGTTCAGATGCTTGAAATTTACAATGAGCAAGTTAGGGATCTCCTTGCGGTGGATGGCTCTAACCAAAG ATTAGAAATTCGAAACAGTTCTCAAAACGGCATTAATGTACCTGAAGCAAACCTTGTACCCGTATCTTCAACATCTGATGTTATATATTTGATGAACCTAGGGCATAAGAATCGTGCAGTGAGTTCTACAGCCATGAATGATCGGAGCAGTCGATCTCATAG CTGCTTGACAGTTCATGTTCATGGAAAGGACCTAACATCTGGAAGTATTCTCCGTGGTTGTATGCATCTAGTTGATCTAGCAGGGAGTGAAAGAGTTGATAAATCTGAGGTGACTGGTGATAGATTGAAAGAGGCACAACATATTAACAAATCTCTGTCAGCTTTAGGAGATGTCATTGCCTCTCTTGCTCAAAAGAACTCACATGTTCCATATAGAAATAGTAAACTCACACAACTACTCCAAGACTCACTCG GAGGGCAAGCCAAGACACTTATGTTTGTTCACATTAGCCCCGAGTATGAAGCTCTTGGAGAAACGTTGAGTACCCTTAAATTTGCAGAACGAGTTTCCACAGTTGAACTTGGTGCTGCTCGAGTCAATAAAGATGGTGCAAATGTTAAAGATCTTAAAGAACAG ATTGCTACTCTGAAGACAGCCTTAGCACGAAAAGAAGGTGAAGGAATGCACTTGAAACATTCACTCTCCCTTAGCCCGGAAAGATTTAGAATGAAGTCTAGTTGCACATCCCCTTTGCTTCCAAGCGGGAAAAGTACTGGAGACTTTTCTGGTGGTCGCAAGCAATCAACAGAGGATTTTGGAAACATAGAG GTTCGTAAAACCTCTGCACCAAAGCCAAAAAGACGAAGTTTAGATATCCAGGACATGTTGACACATTCATCTCCATGGCCAATAGTTGCTAGTCCCACGTTGAATgttaaagaggatgatgaggaGTTATTTTCATCATTTCCTGGCGATTGGGTTGATAAGGTGATGGTGAACAAGCTTGAGAGTAAAAGTAGAAAACAAAGTCCATTAAGATCATGTTGGGATCATTTGGAGAATAGACAATCACCAGAGATGCTTGGTCAGAGTCGCCTGCCACACCCTTCCATCATATgttcaacaacaaaaaggGAGGACACTCAAGAGTTTGACGAATCTGATGATCAGCTTGATGCTACAACTAGTGATTCTTCAGAGCCAGACCTTCTTTGGCAGTTAAATACTCCTACTAAACCCACAAACATTACAAATGCGTCGGGACcaagaacaaagaaaactaACTCCAGGCCAATAAGGAGCCCAGAAACTAG AAGTTTCATTCCGTCGCTGATTCCTTCACCGTCGCGAAAACCGCCAAATGGTGTCAGTCAAGCTTTGCCTAAGAGGCAATCAGTTTCTTCTGAAGGCAAACGAAGATATGGAGGTGCAAAGTGA
- the LOC126798171 gene encoding protein DEHYDRATION-INDUCED 19 homolog 3-like → MDSDSWSARLSSASKRYQSALQSRSDMYMGFEEIDGDDDIREEFSCPFCSEYYDIVGLCCHIDEEHPVEAKNGVCPVCSLRVGIDMVAHITLQHGNIFKMQRKRKTRKGGAHSTLSLLRKELREGNLQSLFGGNSCLLNNVAADPLLSSFILPMADDFVSVQPHFSTETSLAKKSTEKVLEQTVQAPPMSVKDKQEKIKRCEFVQGLLLATILDDGL, encoded by the exons ATGGACAGTGATTCATGGAGCGCTCGTCTTTCCAGCGCGTCCAAGCGTTACCAATCTGCTCTGCAATCTCGATCTG ATATGTACATGGGGTTTGAAGAAATTGATGGGGATGACGATATCAGGGAGGAGTTTTCATGCCCATTTTGCTCTGAATACTATGATATTGTGGGATTGTGCTGCCACATAGATGAAGAGCACCCTGTGGAGGCAAAGAATGGG GTGTGCCCTGTTTGTTCATTGCGTGTTGGGATTGATATGGTTGCGCACATTACCCTACAACATGGGAATATATTCAAGAT GCAGCGCAAGAGGAAAACACGGAAAGGTGGAGCTCATTCAACACTATCGTTGTTGAGGAAAGAACTGCGGGAAGGAAACTTGCAGTCTCTCTTTGGGGGCAATTCCTGTTTACTTAACAATGTAGCAGCCGATCCATTGTTGTCATCATTTATTTTGCCCATGGCTGATGATTTTGTCAGTGTTCAGCCTCACTTTTCAACTGAAACAAGCTTAGCCAAGAAAAGCACAGAGAAAGTATTAGAACA AACTGTGCAGGCACCTCCTATGTCTGTCAAGGATAagcaagagaaaataaaaagatgtgAATTTGTTCAGGGGCTGTTGTTGGCCACCATCCTTGATGATGGGTTATGA
- the LOC126797937 gene encoding uncharacterized protein LOC126797937, with protein MVKGGKVSSKRRVKPRIRSNYKGSDDSDEDYVVSDEEKLASEDLEEDHCSLDGNASEDSFGSFVEEEEKVGWVRKNSRSRSKKGVGRLIEEGEEEEYEEEIKKVRKNGRSRAKKGIHKFIGDEEEEEDEQEWEEDEDEEEIKVRKNGRSRAKKGKHTHIVDEDEEDEPYELEEEDEEVEDDEEEEKEVKKVARSKSQKGFSSRQKNGIKPSQKRRRTKDEEMADQDYEVEEEEEEEEDDYDEEFAPDEDDYSDVEDESRMKKKKTNLKVGKWRLKKKGPIRRKSKKPLRKKQKKNRTLKRKVRSDDDFTDSILPVREVKEKKEPKKRRRYLATSDSDFMSSESCDGDYTISEEEREQVREAMQLCRSVEPNFRSSLECDRNQENEVVQPARKPPGRKGKEKIEQVKVKVVKQVCGICLSEEDGRRVRGTLDCCTHYFCFSCIMEWGKVESRCPLCKQRFKTISKPTRAGADLREVSVTVPERDQVYQPTEEELRSYLDPYENVICTECHEGGDDGLMLLCDVCDSPAHTYCVGLGQEVPEGNWYCEGCRPVALGSSSSQNQGWLTEQRTTNNILPTRHLPAASFGEGLEIDLNSLSSPRSYIAPGFGNSSSSWFHVGGFQAASPGSGAGAPTLSGRRQIHRHIHQLLSANRMNIVHSRNERNLSGNLNTDTLNAQTAQGRETIVQHARTDGMSRSFHTFFDERLQEDPSRQLQDNEIFLSPSHQRRQVIQEATTTSADRPSNGTLWPGLAENTISGHVQTNHFTSRPNIGCDGDMSPNTLMGSSDFHRAKEQLQSLVISHLKELSCGKELGQSTTTFEDIARSAMQTILAACELEHVVGDVVPVPPPSPCPHIELVVGKSSLMRGFCSSCFTQFVEDVVKKVMEKKISPWLTLAL; from the exons ATGGTAAAGGGAGGGAAAGTTAGTTCCAAGCGCAGAGTCAAGCCCCGAATTCGGTCAAACTATAAGGGTTCCGATGATTCGGATGAAGATTATGTAGTTTCAGATGAAGAAAAGCTAGCATCGGAGGATTTGGAGGAGGATCATTGTTCCTTGGATGGGAATGCGTCCGAAGATAGCTTTGGTAGTTttgtggaggaggaagagaaagTGGGATGGGTGAGGAAAAACAGTAGATCAAGAAGCAAAAAGGGTGTTGGTAGATTAATTGAGGAGGGGGAAGAGGAGGAATATGAAGAGGAAATCAAAAAGGTGAGAAAGAATGGTAGATCTAGAGCCAAAAAGGGTATTCATAAATTTATTGGGgatgaagaggaggaggaggatgagcAGGAGTGggaggaagatgaagatgaagaggaAATAAAGGTCAGAAAGAATGGTAGATCCAGAGCAAAAAAGGGTAAACATACACATATTGTGGACGAGGATGAGGAGGATGAGCCATATGAGTTGGAAGAGGAGGACGAAGAAGTAGAAGatgacgaagaagaagagaaagaggtTAAAAAGGTGGCTCGATCAAAGTCCCAAAAGGGTTTCTCTTCTAGGCAGAAAAATGGGATTAAACCATCACAAAAGAGGAGAAGGACTAAAGATGAAGAAATGGCAGATCAGGATTATGAagtagaggaagaagaagaagaagaagaagatgactaTGATGAGGAATTTGCACCCGATGAAGATGATTATTCAGATGTAGAAGATGAATCAaggatgaaaaagaagaaaactaaTTTGAAAGTGGGCAAATGGCGTTTGAAGAAAAAAGGTCCTATAAGAAGGAAATCAAAGAAGCCTTTAagaaagaaacagaaaaagaaTCGTACATTAAAGAGGAAAGTAAGATCTGATGATGATTTTACAGATAGTATCTTGCCTGTTAGAGAAGTCAAGGAGAAAAAAGAGCCAAAGAAAAGGAGGAGATATCTTGCAACATCCGATTCAGATTTCATGTCTTCTGAATCATGTGATGGTGATTACACCATTtctgaggaagagagagagcaaGTGAGGGAAGCAATGCAGTTGTGCAGAAGTGTAGAACCTAATTTTAGAAGCTCATTAGAGTGTGACAGAAATCAGGAGAATGAGGTTGTACAGCCAGCAAGAAAGCCTCCTGGTAGGAAAGGTAAAGAAAAGATTGAGCAAGTGAAGGTCAAGGTGGTTAAGCAGGTCTGTGGAATTTGTCTCTCTGAGGAAGATGGGAGAAGAGTGCGGGGAACACTAGACTGCTGCActcattatttttgtttttcctgcATCATGGAATGGGGCAAAGTGGAATCTCGCTGCCCGTTATGCAAGCAGAGGTTCAAAACAATTAGTAAGCCCACAAGAGCTGGAGCTGATTTGAGAGAAGTGTCGGTAACAGTCCCTGAGCGTGATCAG GTTTATCAGCCAACGGAAGAAGAACTGAGAAGCTATCTTGACCCTTATGAGAATGTGATTTGTACAGAATGTCATGAAGGTGGAGATGATGGGCTCATGCTACTCTGTGACGTGTGTGATTCACCTGCTCACACCTATTGTGTTGGTCTTGGGCAGGAAGTACCTGAAGGGAATTGGTATTGTGAAGGTTGTAGACCTGTTGCTCTCGGATCCTCAAGTTCCCAGAATCAAGGTTGGTTGACTGAGCAGAGAACTACAAACAACATCTTGCCTACTAGACACTTGCCTGCTGCAAGTTTCGGTGAAGGTTTAGAGATAGACCTTAATTCATTGTCCTCTCCTCGTTCCTATATTGCTCCAGGATTTGGGAATTCTTCTTCGTCTTGGTTTCATGTTGGAGGTTTTCAAGCAGCTTCCCCGGGATCCGGGGCAGGGGCACCAACTCTGTCAGGAAGACGTCAAATTCACCGTCATATTCACCAGTTGCTTTCCGCTAATAGAATGAACATAGTTCACAGTAGAAATGAGAGGAATTTGTCTGGTAATTTGAATACTGATACCTTAAATGCTCAAACTGCTCAGGGGAGGGAAACAATAGTTCAGCATGCAAGGACAGACGGAATGAGCAGATCCTTTCACACATTCTTTGATGAGAGATTACAAGAAGATCCCTCACGACAATTGCAGGATAATGAAATATTTTTGTCACCAAGCCATCAGAGAAGGCAAGTAATCCAGGAGGCAACTACAACTTCTGCTGATCGACCTAGCAATGGAACATTATGGCCTGGACTTGCAGAGAACACAATATCAGGTCATGTGCAAACAAACCACTTCACCAGTAGGCCAAATATTGGTTGCGATGGTGATATGTCCCCTAATACACTTATGGGATCGAGTGATTTTCATAGAGCGAAGGAACAACTGCAATCATTGGTCATAAGCCACTTAAAAGAATTGTCTTGCGGTAAAGAATTAG GCCAAAGTACTACTACTTTTGAGGACATTGCAAGGAGTGCTATGCAGACCATCCTAGCTGCATGCGAACTGGAGCACGTCGTCGGTGATGTAGTTCCCGTGCCGCCTCCATCACCCTGTCCTCACATTGAATTAGTGGTGGGAAAGTCAAGTCTGATGAGGGGTTTCTGTTCATCTTGTTTCACACAATTTGTTGAAGATGTCGTAAAGAAGgtcatggaaaaaaaaatatcaccaTGGTTGACATTAGCTCTCTAG